Proteins co-encoded in one Bacteroidota bacterium genomic window:
- a CDS encoding DUF502 domain-containing protein, which translates to MNKLFRYFLQGLLFTVPIFITVYVIYQIISSVGGVVHSLGIHIHPIIDPFIGFLSAIILVIIMGMVGSSLFLQPIFKIIDFNLERAPLIKTIYSSVKDLLSAFVGKKKRFNKPVLVTTGLNPEVLKLGFVTNEDLSDLDIKKEMVAVYLPYSYAFSGMLIFVNKEHVKPINASSAEVMKFIISGGVTDID; encoded by the coding sequence ATGAACAAGTTATTTCGTTATTTTTTACAAGGCTTATTGTTTACTGTTCCAATATTTATTACTGTTTATGTTATTTATCAAATTATTTCAAGTGTAGGTGGGGTAGTCCATTCACTTGGAATACATATTCACCCAATCATTGATCCATTTATAGGATTCCTATCTGCCATTATTTTGGTAATTATTATGGGTATGGTTGGTAGTTCATTATTTTTACAACCCATTTTTAAGATTATTGATTTCAATCTTGAAAGAGCTCCATTAATAAAAACCATATATTCATCGGTAAAGGATTTGCTGTCGGCATTTGTTGGAAAAAAGAAGCGCTTTAATAAACCTGTATTAGTTACTACGGGGCTAAATCCAGAAGTTTTAAAGCTAGGATTTGTTACCAATGAAGATTTAAGCGACCTTGATATTAAAAAAGAAATGGTTGCTGTTTACTTGCCTTATTCCTATGCTTTTTCGGGAATGTTGATTTTTGTAAATAAGGAGCATGTGAAACCTATTAACGCTAGTTCAGCAGAAGTCATGAAATTTATAATTTCAGGAGGTGTTACTGATATTGACTAG
- a CDS encoding DUF4476 domain-containing protein codes for MKKTILLSTMLFLTLSNIYAFDAPSILNLRLANNGEFSVSLDGNYYSTNRIQRLPNIFPGKHYLEVYSKKWVQQGHYGSYVTKKIYQGSILIDECSEIFATIFKGNFVIDRIESLPYQYQQWEVSPSSCAPHGIHNQQSVYSQSNCGSYGMNNRDFEGLLHVIENASFESSKLSIANNALQTNNFTSLQVKTLVSLFSFESTKVSFAKSAYAHTVDKNNFYLVYDEFSFNSSVNDLSNYLASR; via the coding sequence ATGAAAAAAACAATCTTACTTTCGACCATGTTGTTTCTTACCTTAAGCAACATTTATGCATTTGATGCACCTTCAATTCTTAATCTTCGCTTAGCAAATAACGGCGAATTTTCAGTTTCCCTAGATGGAAATTACTACTCAACGAACCGTATTCAGCGTCTACCAAACATTTTTCCAGGCAAACATTACTTAGAAGTATACAGTAAAAAGTGGGTACAACAAGGTCACTACGGATCCTATGTAACTAAAAAAATTTATCAAGGTTCAATTCTAATTGACGAGTGCTCTGAAATATTTGCTACTATCTTTAAAGGAAACTTTGTAATTGACAGAATTGAATCATTGCCTTATCAATATCAGCAGTGGGAGGTGTCACCATCGAGCTGTGCACCACATGGTATACATAACCAACAAAGTGTTTATTCACAAAGTAACTGTGGAAGCTACGGAATGAATAACCGAGATTTTGAGGGATTACTGCATGTTATTGAAAACGCATCTTTTGAAAGTTCAAAATTAAGCATCGCAAACAATGCGCTTCAAACCAATAATTTTACAAGTTTACAAGTAAAAACACTCGTTTCCTTATTCTCATTTGAAAGCACCAAAGTGAGCTTTGCCAAATCGGCTTATGCCCATACAGTAGATAAAAATAACTTCTACCTGGTATATGATGAGTTTTCTTTTAACAGTAGTGTAAATGATTTATCAAATTACCTGGCATCAAGATAG
- a CDS encoding MmcQ/YjbR family DNA-binding protein, which translates to MNIEQLRSYCLAKAHVEECLPFGPDTLVFKVAGKAFLLVGLDTISLQFNVKCEPEKAQALREQYSCIVPGYHMNKKHWNTVIVDGTLTFEQLTEHIDHSYAIIWNALSKSVKNKLTKH; encoded by the coding sequence ATGAATATTGAGCAGCTTCGCAGCTATTGTCTTGCAAAAGCACATGTGGAAGAGTGCCTGCCATTTGGGCCGGATACCTTAGTTTTTAAAGTCGCCGGAAAAGCCTTCTTACTAGTAGGTTTGGATACTATTTCCCTACAATTTAATGTAAAATGCGAACCTGAAAAAGCCCAAGCCTTGCGCGAACAATATAGTTGTATTGTACCCGGTTATCACATGAACAAAAAACACTGGAATACAGTAATTGTGGATGGAACATTAACTTTCGAGCAACTTACCGAACACATTGATCATTCCTATGCTATTATTTGGAATGCACTTTCGAAAAGCGTAAAAAACAAGCTAACAAAACACTGA
- the hemW gene encoding radical SAM family heme chaperone HemW — MAGIYIHIPFCLQACHYCDFHFSTSLKNKSELLLALQKELMLRKNYLTKGELISSIYFGGGTPSILSREELSRIFDTIYSNYNISASAEITLEANPEDLNYEKLKALKNTPVNRFSIGIQSFFEDDLKFMNRAHSVQKAVASVKGAQDAGFENISIDLIYGTPTLSDENWKQNLHTAFDLKVTHISSYCLTVEEKTALHKFVQTGKVKNVDEEKSATQFEILLEAMQKNNFVQYEISNFCTNNFYSKHNSNYWLKNKYLGIGPSAHSYNEVSRQWNIKNNALYIKGVDENKLNFEIETLTPSQNYNEYIMTGLRTMWGISLSHIENVFGKDVLNHCKNEASKYSSSGYIDQKNNCIFLTSKGKLLADKIAADLFFVD, encoded by the coding sequence GTGGCTGGTATATACATTCACATTCCATTTTGTTTGCAAGCCTGTCACTATTGTGATTTCCATTTTTCAACCTCTTTGAAAAACAAGTCAGAGCTTTTGCTTGCACTTCAAAAGGAATTGATGTTGAGGAAAAATTACTTGACGAAGGGCGAACTTATTAGCAGTATTTATTTTGGAGGTGGTACGCCGTCAATATTGTCGCGTGAAGAACTTAGTAGAATTTTTGATACAATTTACTCGAACTATAACATAAGCGCTTCTGCTGAAATTACACTTGAAGCAAATCCCGAAGATCTGAATTACGAGAAATTAAAAGCGTTAAAGAATACCCCTGTTAATCGTTTTAGTATTGGGATTCAATCATTTTTTGAAGACGACTTAAAATTCATGAACCGCGCACACAGTGTACAAAAAGCAGTTGCATCAGTAAAGGGAGCTCAAGATGCAGGATTCGAAAACATCAGCATTGACTTAATATATGGTACACCAACACTAAGTGACGAAAACTGGAAGCAAAATTTGCACACAGCCTTCGATTTAAAAGTAACACACATTTCCTCCTACTGTTTAACCGTTGAAGAGAAAACTGCTTTACATAAATTTGTTCAAACAGGAAAAGTAAAAAATGTAGATGAAGAAAAAAGTGCTACACAATTTGAAATCCTTCTTGAAGCAATGCAAAAAAACAATTTTGTACAATACGAAATTTCTAATTTTTGCACCAATAATTTTTATTCAAAGCATAATAGCAATTACTGGCTAAAAAATAAATACCTGGGTATAGGACCATCAGCACATAGCTACAACGAGGTTTCTCGGCAATGGAATATTAAAAACAATGCGCTTTACATAAAAGGGGTAGATGAAAATAAATTGAATTTTGAAATTGAAACATTGACCCCTTCACAAAATTACAACGAATACATTATGACGGGTTTGCGCACTATGTGGGGTATTAGTTTATCGCATATTGAAAATGTATTTGGAAAAGATGTATTGAATCATTGCAAAAATGAAGCAAGCAAGTATAGCAGTAGCGGGTATATCGATCAAAAAAACAACTGTATTTTTCTTACTTCAAAGGGAAAACTCTTAGCAGATAAAATAGCTGCTGATTTGTTTTTTGTTGACTAA
- a CDS encoding YbjQ family protein: MTELTLITTSNALEGYKITQQLGLVRGITVRSRSVFGALAGNFLTIFGGRNSIYTELCEKTREEALQLMIAQGKQMGCNAIISMRYDANEVMSGLTEVLAYGTAVVVEKIN; encoded by the coding sequence ATGACAGAACTAACATTAATCACCACCAGCAATGCACTTGAAGGTTATAAAATTACCCAACAACTTGGATTAGTGCGCGGAATAACGGTACGATCACGCAGCGTTTTTGGAGCTTTGGCCGGAAACTTTCTAACTATATTCGGTGGTAGAAATTCAATCTATACCGAGCTTTGTGAAAAAACTCGTGAAGAAGCTCTGCAATTAATGATTGCTCAAGGCAAACAAATGGGATGCAATGCCATTATTAGCATGCGTTACGACGCAAATGAAGTTATGAGCGGTCTTACCGAAGTACTGGCTTACGGCACAGCTGTGGTGGTTGAAAAAATCAATTAA
- a CDS encoding DUF1987 domain-containing protein translates to MEIFKLEQTPRTPFLCFNPNSGVFEMKGKSIPENSTMFYKSMFEWLAEYLENPAPSTVLTIQMDYFNTSSSKSVVDLFKKLELIQKSGKGTVSINWMHNEEDEDMQEAGEDYKSIIKIPFSIVSFK, encoded by the coding sequence TTGGAAATATTTAAACTGGAGCAAACTCCGCGCACACCATTTTTGTGTTTCAATCCTAATTCAGGAGTTTTTGAAATGAAGGGTAAATCAATCCCTGAAAATTCGACTATGTTTTACAAATCCATGTTTGAATGGTTGGCTGAGTATCTTGAAAATCCAGCACCATCAACAGTTTTAACAATTCAAATGGACTATTTCAATACAAGTTCTTCCAAAAGTGTGGTTGATTTGTTTAAGAAACTTGAACTTATTCAAAAATCTGGAAAGGGAACTGTATCCATAAATTGGATGCACAACGAGGAAGATGAAGATATGCAAGAGGCAGGTGAAGATTATAAATCAATTATTAAAATTCCGTTTTCAATTGTTTCATTCAAATAA
- a CDS encoding ATP-binding cassette domain-containing protein — MSEKILKALMQLFAIIAQSEDDNSHSREVVELFLKQQLNKNKVVEYLAIYDEFLHNQNSGAEGEKRKRRLAVSSVKVIVICNQINEALTQKQKFIVLLNLIDFISTNKSISEQEMEFVTTVSSSFNVPDEEFTQCLLFSGKESIFEIDDASNLLVIGATNPQKQDSKFLYAAALQGELGVLRIISVGIYLLRYYGNTSLLLNGQALIPGKIYVLSPGSSIRSHKLQPIYYSDIVSCFLSGTNDQKVQFDVQGLHYRFRNGKIGLQELSFSENSGKLIGIMGGSGAGKSTLLNLLNGNNLPSQGAVYVNGHNLHRDRKMLEGYIGYVPQDDLLIDEITVYQNLYYNSKLCFADSSDIEIDQLVQAKLTDLGLSETKDLRVGNSLDMTISGGQRKRLNIALELIREPAVLFVDEPTSGLSSRDSENIMDLLKELALKGKLIFVVIHQPSSDIFKLFDKLLLLDTGGFPIYYGNPVEALIYFKTHVNHVNASESECFYCGNVNPEQVFSIIESKVLDENGNLTRERRISPKEWNELYIERIQKRQTTLLPTPQPGLLTTFKKPNLWNQFKVFLTRNVLSKLSNTQYLLINLLEAPLLALLLAMLIKYYKQGGEYVFYENKNMPAYLFMCVIVALFIGLTVSAEEIIRDRKIVKRESFLNLSKGSYIWSKIVFLFFLSALQTFLFVIIGNTILEIKGMYFDYWLILFSTSCFANMLGLNISATFNSAVTIYIVIPILLIPQLLLSGVIVKFEELNPKISSQEVVPVWGEMMTSRWAFEALAVNQFINNQYESALYEFEKELSNSSFKKVYWNSKMNELADEVQKVSTSNVALAERDLRILKNEILNEMQVNPAIACKGVNSMELANFDISSVKSFLTAVKNEYTQRYEKAQRRKDAQIQNFQTNEQGKQQYSYLLNTFSNKKIDETVKNANPDNETIVIENERLVATADPIFRDGSNNRFVRAQFFAPRKALFGKYYSTFWVNLGVIWSMSLFLLFTLYFDVFKILLKAFSGISGFQFRKKE; from the coding sequence ATGAGTGAAAAAATTCTAAAGGCATTGATGCAATTGTTTGCTATTATTGCTCAAAGTGAAGATGACAATTCTCATTCGCGGGAGGTAGTTGAGCTGTTTTTAAAGCAGCAATTAAATAAAAACAAGGTGGTAGAATACCTTGCTATTTACGATGAATTTTTACACAACCAAAACAGTGGAGCCGAGGGTGAAAAAAGAAAGCGTCGACTTGCAGTGAGTTCAGTGAAGGTTATAGTAATATGCAATCAAATAAACGAAGCACTTACACAGAAACAAAAATTTATTGTGTTGCTCAATCTTATCGACTTTATAAGCACCAATAAATCAATATCTGAGCAAGAGATGGAATTCGTAACAACAGTTTCATCTTCTTTCAATGTCCCTGATGAAGAATTTACGCAGTGCTTATTATTTTCGGGAAAGGAAAGTATTTTTGAAATTGATGATGCTTCCAACCTTTTGGTTATTGGAGCCACTAACCCACAAAAGCAGGATTCCAAATTTTTATATGCTGCAGCTTTGCAAGGCGAGTTAGGAGTTCTTCGTATAATTAGTGTAGGAATTTATTTATTACGCTATTACGGAAATACTTCACTATTACTGAATGGTCAAGCACTTATACCAGGTAAAATTTATGTGCTTTCACCCGGATCTTCTATACGTAGCCATAAGCTTCAGCCAATATACTATAGCGATATAGTGAGTTGTTTTTTAAGCGGAACAAACGACCAGAAGGTTCAATTTGACGTGCAAGGTTTACACTATCGTTTTCGTAATGGAAAAATTGGTTTGCAAGAACTCAGCTTTTCTGAAAACTCTGGAAAACTTATTGGAATCATGGGAGGAAGTGGTGCCGGAAAATCAACCTTGCTCAATTTGTTAAATGGCAACAATTTACCTTCACAAGGTGCAGTATATGTGAATGGACATAATTTGCATCGAGATAGAAAAATGCTTGAAGGTTATATTGGATATGTTCCGCAAGATGATTTATTAATTGACGAAATTACGGTTTATCAAAATTTGTATTATAATTCTAAATTGTGTTTTGCTGACTCGAGCGATATTGAAATAGACCAGTTGGTACAAGCCAAATTAACGGATTTAGGACTTAGTGAAACAAAAGATTTACGAGTAGGTAACTCGCTTGATATGACTATTAGCGGTGGGCAAAGAAAGCGATTAAATATAGCCTTAGAATTAATACGAGAACCTGCTGTGTTGTTTGTGGATGAACCAACCTCTGGTTTATCGTCGCGCGATAGTGAGAATATTATGGACTTGCTGAAGGAGTTGGCTTTAAAAGGGAAATTGATTTTCGTTGTAATACATCAACCATCGTCGGATATATTTAAATTGTTTGACAAGTTATTGTTGTTAGACACCGGTGGTTTTCCAATTTATTATGGCAATCCTGTTGAGGCATTGATATATTTTAAGACACATGTAAATCATGTAAATGCAAGTGAAAGTGAGTGTTTTTATTGTGGAAATGTTAATCCTGAGCAAGTATTCAGCATAATTGAATCGAAGGTACTTGATGAAAATGGTAATCTTACCCGAGAACGTAGAATTTCACCGAAGGAATGGAACGAGTTGTATATAGAAAGAATACAAAAAAGGCAAACAACATTATTGCCGACACCCCAACCAGGGTTACTTACTACTTTTAAAAAGCCCAATTTGTGGAATCAATTTAAAGTTTTCCTTACCCGAAATGTGCTTTCTAAACTATCGAACACACAGTATCTGCTTATAAATTTGCTTGAAGCACCCTTATTGGCATTGCTATTGGCAATGTTAATTAAGTATTATAAGCAAGGAGGAGAATATGTGTTTTATGAAAATAAGAACATGCCTGCCTATTTATTTATGTGTGTAATAGTGGCTTTATTTATTGGGTTAACGGTAAGTGCAGAAGAAATTATCCGCGATCGTAAAATTGTGAAACGCGAATCTTTTTTGAATTTGAGTAAGGGAAGTTATATCTGGAGTAAAATTGTATTTCTGTTTTTTTTATCCGCACTTCAAACCTTTTTGTTTGTGATAATTGGGAATACTATTCTTGAAATAAAAGGGATGTATTTTGACTATTGGTTGATTTTGTTTAGCACCTCTTGCTTTGCCAATATGCTGGGGTTAAACATTTCGGCCACTTTTAACTCGGCAGTAACAATTTATATTGTAATTCCGATTTTGCTTATTCCGCAATTATTGTTGAGTGGAGTAATAGTAAAGTTTGAAGAATTGAATCCTAAAATTTCGAGTCAGGAAGTTGTGCCTGTTTGGGGTGAAATGATGACTTCACGTTGGGCATTTGAGGCCTTGGCAGTAAATCAATTTATAAATAACCAATACGAAAGTGCTTTATATGAGTTTGAGAAGGAATTAAGCAATTCGAGTTTTAAAAAGGTTTACTGGAATTCAAAGATGAATGAATTGGCTGATGAGGTACAAAAGGTTTCAACATCAAATGTAGCTTTAGCTGAGAGAGATTTACGGATTTTAAAAAATGAAATTTTGAATGAAATGCAAGTAAATCCGGCAATTGCATGCAAGGGAGTAAATTCAATGGAGCTCGCAAATTTTGATATTTCAAGTGTAAAAAGTTTTTTAACAGCTGTAAAAAATGAGTATACCCAGCGGTATGAAAAAGCACAACGCAGAAAGGATGCCCAGATACAAAATTTTCAAACAAATGAGCAAGGAAAACAGCAGTATAGTTATTTACTAAATACGTTTAGCAATAAAAAAATTGATGAAACAGTAAAGAATGCGAATCCTGATAATGAAACAATTGTGATTGAAAATGAACGATTAGTTGCTACAGCTGATCCTATATTCCGAGATGGGTCGAACAATCGATTTGTACGTGCACAGTTTTTTGCTCCTCGCAAAGCACTATTTGGCAAGTATTATAGTACGTTTTGGGTAAATTTGGGAGTGATATGGTCCATGTCGTTATTCCTACTATTTACACTTTATTTCGACGTTTTTAAAATACTACTAAAAGCATTTTCAGGAATTTCAGGATTTCAGTTTAGGAAGAAGGAGTAG
- a CDS encoding SpoIIE family protein phosphatase produces MSETVYKEKKRVDEENEKLTLEKEKLAVEKTKVDEKVKKLWSQSTAIHKEKERINLLKLEIEDKHKQIIDSVNYAKRIQEAILPNTKEITEHLPQSFILFRPRDIVSGDFYWFSHKNNTSILAAVDCTGHGVPGAFMSMIGNTLLNQIVNEKGITDPAQILTILNEEINRSLKQTQYESQSRDGMDIAICTFQTMANEAEIKLEYSGANRPLYLLQNLELQEIKANKFPIGGLSYDLEKIFTKHSFTLAKNDSIYLTSDGYADQFSSNDKKLMTKKFKEILLNIHQKSPSDQLVFLDQFIQSWMLGTEQTDDILVIGVKV; encoded by the coding sequence ATGAGCGAAACCGTTTACAAAGAAAAAAAACGGGTTGATGAGGAAAACGAAAAGCTAACCTTAGAAAAAGAAAAACTCGCAGTCGAAAAAACCAAAGTGGATGAAAAAGTAAAAAAACTTTGGAGCCAAAGTACTGCCATTCACAAAGAAAAAGAACGCATCAACTTACTTAAGCTCGAAATAGAAGACAAACACAAACAAATTATCGACAGTGTAAATTACGCCAAACGTATTCAGGAAGCTATTCTCCCAAACACCAAAGAAATTACCGAACACTTACCTCAATCCTTCATTTTATTTCGTCCTCGCGATATTGTTAGTGGCGACTTTTATTGGTTTTCGCATAAAAATAATACCAGCATATTAGCAGCAGTTGATTGCACAGGACATGGTGTTCCGGGAGCATTCATGAGCATGATTGGAAACACATTGCTTAATCAAATAGTAAATGAAAAAGGAATCACTGATCCTGCTCAGATACTAACCATTTTGAATGAGGAAATTAACCGTTCTTTAAAACAAACTCAATACGAGTCACAATCGCGCGATGGAATGGACATTGCAATTTGCACATTTCAAACAATGGCAAATGAGGCAGAAATTAAGCTTGAATATTCCGGTGCTAATCGTCCACTCTATCTACTTCAAAATTTGGAACTTCAAGAAATAAAAGCCAATAAATTTCCCATTGGAGGATTAAGCTACGACCTCGAAAAAATCTTTACCAAACACAGCTTTACACTTGCAAAAAACGATTCTATTTACCTTACTAGTGATGGTTATGCCGACCAATTTAGCTCCAATGATAAAAAGCTGATGACCAAAAAATTTAAAGAGATTTTACTAAATATTCATCAAAAATCTCCGTCTGATCAACTTGTTTTTCTTGATCAGTTTATTCAAAGCTGGATGCTGGGTACCGAACAAACTGATGACATACTAGTTATTGGGGTGAAAGTGTAA